The following are encoded in a window of Brevibacillus sp. DP1.3A genomic DNA:
- a CDS encoding lytic transglycosylase domain-containing protein, which produces MSFGKRAALILLVLASVFLLLNTPLVWKWMYPIKYEQQIVTASLKYEVDPHLVLAVIRSESGFATDRVSKKGAVGLMQIMPDTAQWIVKEAGFRPKDSEYLYDPVMNIEIGTWYLDFLLSRYDGDIVKVIAAYNAGPGKVNGWLASEQWNGTRETIEDIPYGETRQYVQRVLYYHDRYKNIYDFQLR; this is translated from the coding sequence ATGAGTTTTGGCAAACGTGCAGCATTGATTTTGCTCGTTTTGGCGAGTGTATTTCTGCTGCTAAACACGCCATTGGTGTGGAAATGGATGTACCCGATCAAATATGAGCAACAGATTGTGACGGCTTCACTGAAATATGAGGTGGACCCTCATTTGGTATTGGCCGTCATTCGTTCCGAGAGTGGGTTTGCGACAGATCGCGTTTCGAAAAAAGGTGCGGTCGGGCTCATGCAAATCATGCCGGATACTGCGCAGTGGATCGTCAAGGAGGCAGGCTTCCGTCCAAAGGACAGTGAATACTTGTACGACCCCGTCATGAACATCGAGATTGGGACATGGTATCTCGATTTTTTGCTGTCCCGCTATGATGGCGATATCGTCAAAGTCATTGCAGCCTACAACGCCGGTCCGGGCAAAGTAAACGGATGGCTCGCGAGTGAGCAATGGAACGGAACTCGCGAGACGATTGAGGACATTCCATATGGGGAGACCCGTCAATATGTCCAGCGAGTGCTCTATTATCATGATCGTTACAAAAATATATACGACTTTCAATTACGTTAA